From the genome of Phoenix dactylifera cultivar Barhee BC4 chromosome 5, palm_55x_up_171113_PBpolish2nd_filt_p, whole genome shotgun sequence:
CACCAGATGCTTGAAACTCCTTTAATACAAGGAAATAATGTGGCCCAATCACTTGGAGAACATAACAGCTGaatgaatagatttttgttttccaGATAAAATATCGTAGAAAACCAAAGTTCTGATTTATAAATGCAAAGCTTCATATTGGCACTCAAAAGAGCAAGTACCAGATAAATAACTGTTTTATTAATCTCCTGTCATACAAGAAAGATACAACTAAGCACCGTAGACATAACTGCATCATTTTTCGACACCCTTCTTAGTCCTTGCATTCTGACTGGGGAATTGAAATCAAGTTTCTCATATTCAATTTGACAAATAGATTACTATCACCCAATACCAGTGTAGGAACAGAAACATCAGAGAAGAAATTGGCACAGATATGTAAAGTAGCACAGCATATATATTCAAATCAATGATCTCTGTTTCGTAAAGTGTGTTTTTGAGCAATGTGGAGTCAATCAGTAGATTATGGAGCATTTGAGAATAAGTGATCCTAAAATGGCATCAACCTATTGACTAATTTTCTTTCTAAAAGGGCAAAAGGTCAAGGGTGCAAAGGATATCTTTTAAGGGTGGGGGGAAATTAGTTTTAACCCTTGCAGGACTAGTTACCTATCACTCAAGGTCCACATCAAAATTCATAGAGCTAAATCTACCACTAAAGTAACATAGGACAACATTTACAACGGCTCTAGGATAAGGCATAAAGAACACTTTGGCACAATCAAACACTTGACAATGCAAAATGAGAAGATATAACATATTCATTCAAGTAGACAAACTCATGCATACCTCAGTCATTCTTAATTAAAGATATCAATAaatatgtaatttattttttaattgtgAATTTATTCAGTCATTGAAAATAATCAACAGTGGGATGGCAGCATAGCACCCTCTCAAGTTGACCAACTATAATAACAAACTATTTGAAGAAAAAACTCACCATGTTGGCAATAGCTTGCATAGATGGCATTGTTCACAACACCATATTGATCAAGTTCGTAGTCTCGGACCTTGAGCTCAACTTCGAAAAATTTATCTGTcctgaaaagagaaagagagataaagagaaCTTTATAGGAAAAATACAGTAATCGCGTTCAGATCATCAATAATGCAATTAAATTCGATAAATAAATAGTATATTTTACATATACATGGTCACGAGAATAGGGACTAGCCCATGACTTCATGCTAAGGAGCTCCATACCAAACATGGAGGAAAATAAAGTGCTAGGCCGCATGAATCGTATTGAAGGATGAAAACATGGAATATATATTGCATTGTTACACAAAACATAAATGAGAAGCAACTAAttcttaaaatttaattttaatgcACAAAATTCAACCCAAGCACTTATATTTTCTAGAAGAGAAACAAAcataaaatcataaaaaagTAAGTGATGGGTAGTTCACAAGAACCTTGCGCTCGCGCATGAAGAACCAAAAAGAGGTTTCAACTTTACATAGTGAATGGGCGATAACATCGATTTGGACACCAAGGAGAAAATTTAGCAAACTTGTAGCGGTTAAGAATCTTCGCTAAGAATAACTACAAGAAATCCACTGAATTCTCTCCGCAAGATGAGACGAAGAAATAattacaaaaaagttctttctttttccatcTACTTCCTTCATTCTTTTCTAATACCTTAATCCTCCATTCTCGTTGGAATCGAACACCAAGGATCTCCTCGCGGCGGCGGCATGGACGCGCCAGACGCCGGACGGCGACGAGGTGAGGCCTCCACCGCCGCAGCCGGCGGGCGGTCGACGGATCGGAAGGGCCGCTCCGGCGGAAAAGCCGGCATTCGATCTCCTCCAGCGCTCCGCGCTCGATGGAGTGGAGGCCACGAGGGGGGCGTTGGAAACAAGGCTTTGGACGTGCATCGCGCCGCGCGGCGCCGAGCTCGGTCGGGCCGTTCCGGTATTAGTTGGATTTGGAAATTGGGTGGCGCGGTGTGGTCTCCAGAGGACTGCAGCGGCAACGCAATGAATTGGATCGATCCAAGTCCAGAGGAAGAACCCATTGGGCATTTGGGTCCGACACTGATTGTAACATAGCAGCTGTTGATATTTGGTTCGCGCGCCCTTCGCTCCACCTCAACCACTTCATCTCATGCAGTgacaaagaagaatgcatcaatTTAACTTCTAGTTTCATTATCGCATTCGATCATCAAATTATACAAAAACTAAGATTGCGTTACCCgttattaatatttttcttttggcaTATCTCGTTATTAATAGTTTAGTACCTCGACTAATTCTATCGGTTTAACTAAAGATATTAAACCTACCCAAATTTGCATACATGAAAAAGCTCTCACTCCCTTTCTAATTTTATTCTCCCATTTGGCggtaaaaagaaaatagaaagataAGAATAAAAAACAAGGAACcagtaaaagaagaaaaaagtggAAAAATTGTGAAACGCACAATTTATGTTGGAATCTTGGACTGATTCGACCTGTCAATAGTCCTTGCGATGCACAGCATTATATGAATATTCAGAAGTGCTTGGAAGTTCTCAGTTCATTTTGCTACCATTTCAACCATATAAGCTTGCTTATGCCTATACATGCTTGCTGAAGCAGGAAAGGTTTCTGAATCATTAAGATGGGTGGAAagtttgttttccttttataaTATCTGATTTTTTTCATGGTTCATGCAGGTACCGTCAGGCTCAAAAATTCCGGTTGTGCTCCTGAAGTAGAAATGTGGAGATCGTTATTATCTTCCCTTGGGGAGCAGATATGAACCCATCAACAGGTATTGTATGCTGAGCCACCATATATTAGCTACATGTCTCTAATTCAAGTGCAATCTTTAATCTCTTGATACTGCTGCTTTTCCTGAGTGGTTACAGCACAAATTTGGCTCCTGCAAAACTTGTTGGTAAATTATCTGTCTATTGATAGCCTCAATAGTCTCAAAAGTATGGAGCGTACTCGGTAGCCTCAAAAGTAGGGAGCAGTCAATCTACAATGGCAATGTCATCATTAATTCCATCTGATCGGCATTTACACTTCCCACCTGATAAGGCAGATGGGTGGCAAAGGAGTTGGGCGTGTGCATTATCAATTTGGGTTCCTGCAATATGCTTCCATCCACCACAAGAAATTGTGGATCCTGTTGTACAgataattttttgatttatttgaaaacaaaaattacAAATTGCTTTGAGGGGTTTACAAAATTTTAGAGCGACCAGTCACAGACCCTTTCTTCAGCATAAATAAATAGTTCTTTCCATGCTTGGTTAGTCAATGAGCATTTGCACAATCTACAGCCTGTTGTGATACCAGAATGGATgacatttgtattttttttttccccaaaaggcTTAGCACAAGCAATTTCAACAGATTTTACAAAGCATACAGCAGGTTGGCGTGGCAGAATTGGAAGAGATCTAAATTTGACTCCTTGAGCAGACTCCACTTTTAtgctttcttttaatttttttgctgCTTGCTTGGGGTAACGGGGGAGTTGCGTTTGGGGGCCTCTTGGCCTAGCCAACAACAACTTGAATGTCGACCTTTGTTCTGTTCGTGCAAACAAAACTTTTTTCTCTGGCAGATCTCTAGAGCTTGACAAGATTGTTAGTTTTCAAAGTCATATTTACCCTTTTCTGGCATTCTGGCTTGTTAATCATGGTTAGGGATTTTAACTCTCATCATGGAAGCTTTGCATTGGAACTCATAAGCGTACGTTATCTTAGGAATCTGCTAAAGAACTTTTCTTAGCTACCTAAACTTAGAAACCAGTAAATTGTCAACGAATTGATCCTATCGTCCATCTAATTTGAGGGTGGAGAATCAAGAAAGGTTGTGAATCAAGCGACATTATGCTAGGCCAAAAATTGTTTCATCGATCAGCCAGTTCAACTGCTGGAGTACATGTGACAGTTCTATTGCCTGAATATCCTACAGCGACATCTCATGGAAATGCCGTTAGGTCAAGCAGGACTTGTTAGAAGAGCGTTACCTGGCGATTGTTGTATGTCTTCAAGAGCTTTCTGGCATTTTGGCCTGCTTTATTAGGATATCACGGCTATTGCCTTTGCTAGGTAGATGCCTGCAAGGCTTCATCAACCAAACTGTGTGAAAGAATACTTCGATGAATGAAACTCTTACCGGAAAAGACTATATAAAGAACAAAAATCAGTATGTCATGGACATAGAGAGACATTTTCTCAAGCGGTAACGTAATAACATGAAGAAATCAAACACCATTAGACCAAGAAACAGTAAAGTCTAGGGAGCCTAGCAACCCACCTGAAGAACCAATGTAGACTTCCTCTCAAATCCTTCATATATGACGTTCAATTTCATTTCAATACCTACCGAGGATCCATTATTAAATTTATGTTAACTATCAAGTGAACAACATGGTCCTGCCACGTACATTATGTTTCTAACTGGAGAATTAAAACAAATCCACGTTCAACAGGAGATACAATTTttgtctcatttttttttttgttccaccTTTTCTTTTCTCACTGCGATGTATCCGCACACAACACTGCAGCTGGTTTTCCCATCTTCACATACAGAAATAACACCGAATAAATGTCGCAGTTCTTTCATGCCAGACCAACCATTTTGCAGCTATAAATTTATTTCGGTAATGGAAATAGAACAGTCAAGAAACAATCTACATTTGTTTTAAATTAGTGGAAAATGTAACAGTACACATTGCAAATGTTCAGCCATTTCGCAACAAAATTCACAAATACAACTTAGGATGCATCAAGTTTTCTGGGCATCCTGTTTCTCATAAAAATGTTGACAAGTTGAGATGTCAATAATAAGAAGCCTATGAAATCCCTTTGTATGAATCTTAGTGATTTCTTTCTTCATAGTTCAGATATTTTATATTTGCAGATACAGGAAAAGGTTGATAATAGAGTGCTGCGTATACCTCTAGATTATTTGAAATGGGTAAAAGAATATATTTATTAGCTATATACATCATAGTTCTGGGTTTCAGAAATCAGCGGAACCAGGAGCTCTGGGGAAAGGGATTGCATCCCTTATGTTCTCAATTCCAGTTGCAAACTGCACAAGTCTTTCAAAACCCAATCCAAATCCAGCATGAGGAACTGAAATAGGCAAAACAGCAGGAAAGTTCACTAAGAATTCCATTCATGAACCAGCTAAAATAGTGTTTTACAGCAAACACAAAGTTCAAAAGTCAAAAGATGAAATAAAGCACAAGTGAAATGCTATCCATATCCGTTTAGAAGAAATATggatattaattttgatatccGTTTAATATCcgtatttgtatccatatttgttgACTATGGATACAGATATGGATATATCAATATCCGATCTGTATCCAATCCATTTTCAGCTTTATAATCTTTTAGGGCATATTGTTACACAGTGCCTCTTAATCCTTGCCAATATTTTTACATTATGAAGAATATCCAACCATTGCTTTTGTATTCACTTTAAGCTTAGGCACATGAATGACCTTGCAAGTGTTCCTTTTTGTTTGATTACTGTTGGCTTCTTACAATTGTTACAATTAAGCATGAACTTTGAAAAGCTAACAAATGATTGTTTTAATCCGATGCACCATTCCTGATGCCACCAATGAGATTCCCCTTTCCCCATCAACCCAAAGAATTATCATCTCTTACTTAAGTTCAGATCCAAGTCAGTGTTATCATCATGCTTGCATATTCCAGTATACAACCAAGGCACATACATGACTTTGCCAATCATGAACTAAAATGCTGGTCAGTGCGCATGATGCATCATTTTATATATCATTCCGGTGCCTTCTTAGCACATGACAGTAGCATGGCATTGGCTGCATGCCAAGGCTTGGCATGCAACAGCACCACTTTGTGCAAAGCATTGGCATGACACAGTACTTACATGCCTATCACAAACCAGCACACCACCGTGCTTGATACCAATGCATTAATGCAACATACAGAatgattatttttaaaatttaaaagacAAGTAAAACCTCCGACCTGACCCAAAACGTCGGAGATCAAGGTACCACCAGTAGCTATCTTTATTGAGATTTAACTCCTCCAGACGACTCCCAAGATATTCCAGGCGTTCTTCTCTTTGGCTTCCACCAATAAGCTCTCCCACCTAGAATGCAAATGATCATTATACTGAAGTTAACAAGAGCACCTTAAAAGAAAGCAGAAAAAATATGATGCCTTGAGATGCTACGGAAGAGACTTGATTGTTAGATACATTGGGTGCCAAGCTTCTACAATGCATTTAGATATAAGGGACTCAAGTTTGGTGCACACTGGTACCATATTGACACATGGTTTGCACCTCTATTTTGCTGTCCCGGCACCAAGAGTTGCACTAGTACCATACTGGTCCATATAATACTAGTAAGATACCAATACATGTACTAATGCGGATACTTTAAAGCTTGATTATGGTATTTATTCTAAGGCAAGTTGTTGGGTGTAGCCCAATGCAAGACTTTATAATGGACTACAACTTCAACTAGAGGTACTGCAGGCATTGCATCTAGGAGTGTCAAAGGGTCAGGTTTTTTGCCACATCCATACCCAAACCCAAAATATATTTGTGAGGTCCAAAATCAAACCCAGATCCAATTGAAACTCTACACCCACACCCAATATTGGACCCAAAAAATATCGTGTATCAGGTAGGGTTTAAGGTAAAAGTCGAGTATTTAACAAGTTATTTTGCTGCACCTTTgggctttttttttcaatttttttaatgcaTCCAAAATGCTACCACATGAATTGTGAAGCACGAAAAAGATaatgatattaaaaaataaaaagacctATCTAAAAGCAGTTATCCATTCATCATGATTTGCATCAACGGTCAATGCATGTACAGGGTTTCTATCATACCTACACTTCAAGAGAACTACCAATGCATTTGAATGCATATTAAgaaatgaattttctgaaaattTATTCTCTTACTACTACAAAAATATGCATATGAGATATATGATCAATGCAAAACATAGAACAACAATTTTTGTGGCTTACCCTAGGAACCAACAAATCCATAGCAGCAACTGTCTTCCCATCATCATTTTGCCGCATATAAAATGCTTTAATTTCCTAAAACAATTTTAAGCACATACAGACTATGAGCTTATCAGTGCAACAGTGACATGAATAAGGTTAAACCTTGATGTAAGACATACCTTAGGATAATCTCTGATAATTACAGGGCGGCCAGCAAAAGCAACTTCAGTGATGTATCGCTCATGTTCACTTTGCAAATCCAACCCCCACTTGACCTATCAAAGTTGCAGCATTCATGTAaaattcttcctctctctctctctctctctctctctctctctctgcatgGTGTGTCCGTGTGTTGGGTTCGGGGAGTCGGTTCTTCATAGTTAATTGAGAAACTTCTGGTAACAAATATCTACCAGCAAAAAGAAtgacagaagaaaaaaaggttCCCTGACAAAGGCATAGGTAGAAGAAACCTAATTCCAGAAGGAATCCAACACAAAGAATCCAATACAAAATATCGATTCAGGAAACCATGGTAGAATGGTTGTGAGCAGTAGAGAGGCTTTGTGGACAAAAGATGACCAAGTGCAAGCAGAGAATCTGCCTGCCCATGCCTATAATAGTTGGCTATATGGCTACTTTCTTGCAAATCGAAATAGTATTTGACTCGGTCATAGCGCGAAGGCACATCCAATTCTATTTTTATGTACCTCCAAATTGTACTGGCCTTCTCTAGTTATCGCCTAAAAGAACCGCATGTATATGAATTTAATGTAGTTCGAAATTTAGAATTAGCTCTGAAATAAGGGAAAACAAAATATTTGAGAGGAAATACATAACTGGTTCAGTTCACATCAAAAAGTTTTACGATAATGAAAATCTGGACAGTGTTTTTAAGAATAAAAGCCGAACCTTGTAGATATTCAAACATCAAAATATATCGAAACTGTGATGTTATTCTACAAGCATGATTTGAAGAGCCATTTGTGGCAATCAGAGTGGACTAGCACATTCCAAGCCAGCATCATGGCACATAACACCAGCACAGTGCTGGCTGCATGCCACAGTGCCAGTACATACTAAACATTAACATGGAATGATACAGTACCATCAGATGATACTTTAATCCATGCTTGCGAGAACATTGGGGATTAGCAGTCACATATACCAGCTATAGTCTAGCAAAGACTGGAAAAAAGTACAGAGCCAGGTAGTATAGTAATTAATAAATGTGTAATTTAGCCATGTTAAGATAGATTATAAGTTTCAGTGTTATCATGACTCATGAGGAATCATAAGTCAGCCGAAGAATTCCCAGATGAGTTGGTCAGGTCCCAGGTTCTTAAAGTAGAGGCTGTGTGCTCAATTCCCTGAGGTGGTTCCATGGAAACGTCTCTGTTGCAGGTGGCATGGAAGGTGGGTTCTCATGCGATCAAGGTAACATTTGAAAGCACAAAAAAGGGCAAAGATCCAGTGCAGTCAGGCACAGTAAGAGTGAGATGGTTGGGAGCAATTTGTTGGTCTGTAAGAGCCAATAGATGCTTGCTCAAACCAACTGCTATCCGGTTGAGCTATGTTGTTCTGGTCCACAGGCTGGATAATCATACCGAAAcccgaaaaagaaaagaaagcaacaAGCTAAAACATTTGTTTATTATAAATTGGGCATGCATTACCGGGAACTCAAATTTCTTTTTTGCACCAAGAAGAAGTTCAACAGCATCAGAATAAGTCAACTGAACAAAGTCCTTCTCAACCACATCCTGCCaacaagtaaaaaagaaaaactataaAACGCTTTCAACGATGTTCATCTAAAGTCTTGAGAAGCTACATCAAGAAATACGGCAGAAGATTTATCCAAAAAAACCACGATGcatgctttttttctttttggcgaGTATCAGATAATGAAAGGTTAGAGCATACATTCAATCTATTTATGATTCCTTTCTCAATCCATGTATTAAAGAAATCCATGTCTTCTTTGCAGTTTTCAAGAATATACTTTACctgcaaaatatcaaaacatCATATTagtcacaagaaaaaaaaactaacaaaAGAGTCGtttattaaaaaagaaacataTCTTTTATATAGACAGATAGCATATAGCAGATGTCAATAGATGTGAAGAGGAAACATACTACATACTGGAGATAGGCAGTTGCACAGGCCATGTCATCATTCAGGTCCGCAAAGGCAAGTTCAGGTTCAATCATCTTTGCAAGAGAAGACACAATGTAAGAGAAGCAGTTcaaagttttgaaaaaaaaaatgatgctgATTAGTGAAATGAAATTAACTAAGGAACTTCAGGTACCCAAAATTCAGCTAAATGTCTTGAGGTGTTTGAATTTTCTGCCCTAAAAGTAGGACCAAACGTGTATACCTGGAAGCCAGCCAGCATAGTTTAGCCATCATGTCAACCCACTTACAAATTACATATGAACAAAGACTAGTCAAATCGTTCAAATTTCTACTACATGAAGGCTTAGCAAAGGAAGGAGCTCATACATCACAAAGAGCGGATGCATATGTTTCAGCATTTAGTTGCCCTGATACTGTCAAGAATGCAGGTTTCCCAAAGAAGTCCTAGGAGCAGAGGAGAAGAAATCATTAACAACACAATTCCAATGATTCCAAGGTCTCTACAGCATAAGTTCCAAGTAACATATATTGCAGACATTAATAGGCAACAGTTAAATTAGCTGAGTGAAGCAGTTCCAGCAAGTATAATGCAACTAAACATTCTTCACATCCTTACTTTGCAGGTTGACAACTTGACATGATGACGCAGGGAATTGAATTCTCAGCTTGGTTTTAATGTCTGTCACCATCTTCCTATGTGCATGTGAACTTGTAGCACTAGAATACTACAGATCTCAACTCCTATCCATCATTATTATCAGGTTGACATGAAGGCACACAAAATTGAATTCTCAGCTTAGTTTTAATGTCTGTCACCATCTGACTATGTGAATATGAACTTATGGCACTAGAATACTACAGACCTTAACTCTGATCGACCATTATCATTTGTGCTGAACTTGTATTGAGTTGATGAGCACCAAACTCAAGGTATTTCGTGCAACATATCTAGGATTTGTAATAGATAATTGCAGTATTAGTGGATTGCAGTATCAACATTGGACCTGTATTCAAGATTCCCTTTATATATTATGTGGACATGTGCTTGTGAAAATTACATTTGCAGCATGGTAGCTTCAAAATACGTCAATAACCACTTGTTCATTCCATACTGGTTTAGGGTTTTGATGCATATTTTTTGCAGTCATATGATGGCATCGACATGCCTACAACATATTCAAGAAAATTAAAGTTATGAAGATATAAAAAGCAGGCATCTTCAAAGTACAATTGATAATGTTTAGCAGAATCTGCTTAAATAAACAGGGCAAAGCTTGGACAGGGTATTAGACTCACCTGTGACCAATCAATTTTCCCATCCTTAGAAGTAGGAATAGTATTGACTAGGCAATCAGTACCTTCTCGGGTGTTAGGGATCTGTTGAGAAAAGAATCAAAAGGTAAACAATGACAAAAAACTCGCAATTGACCATACAAACAGCTTCTTtgctaatcaattaaaatcaaagaaataacTAGATTCTCTTTTTCTATGTTGAGTCAAACAAAAGAACAGTGAAACAGCATAAACGAAAAACCATAATCTCCCGCAGGGAGGAAAACTGTCAAGGATAGCAATAAGATGCTATCCTACCATAACCATACATGAGCATAAGATTCCTTTGAGCTCCTGCAGGCATTTCTCAAACTTCTAGTCTGAGAAACTATTCCACTATGATTtagaacccccccccccctcttcatgagaaaaagGGGGGAATGGGGGGTTGggtaaacccaaaaaaaaaatccaataaatGAGACAAGGGGAATAGCCACAGGTGATAAAAAGGTTAAATCAGAAAACCATATCAATTAGAACATTTGTAGGGTACAAATCCTTTTTTAGTTCTCAAGAAATATCTTAtattcaaaatttcaaacccATGAGCTTTTGACAACCATATGTTAGCCCTTAAAATTCCTTTCTAAACTCAAACTATTGGTTGATGATTCAAGAACTTGTGACGTAAGTACTTGCCTCTGAGAATTATGAGAACCTCTTCTCTTACCAATGAACTTGGCAGTGCTCGAGGGTGCCACATACAGTCCCTATTTGTTCTCCCTCATCATTAATTTCTTTGTTTCCCCTAATTAGTTGGCTTAATGTAGATCATAAATGCTCTATTTCCTTCTTGTCTTTTTACATCTCTCCATTAGAAAACCATTTCACTGGGCACTCCATGATATAGTCATGGACAACTTTATCTAAGCCCTTATTCAATTGCATATGACTTACAAGTTTAGCTTTTTTGCACCTATAAGTTTAGCTCTTGTGATTTTTGACATTCTAGTACTTTGCTGCACTGTGCTTAATTACATGTAATTAATCATGATCTTTTTCCTTCATTGTTAGTGTATACTCTCTCTTACTAAAAGAGAAACTTCTTTTAGTAGATGGTTCAGGCCTTATTAAGGCAGTTGAGCCCACTATCATGGTTGGGAAGCAGGGACTGCTCACCCTTTCCCCACACACAAGTTGTGCTATAGCTAGTCTTACTCCTTCCCACGCCTTCTCCCCCATTGGCCATctcacccctctctctctctctctctctctctctctctctctctctcttcctctccattTCATCCAAAAAATGAGAAGCATCTCCTTTCTC
Proteins encoded in this window:
- the LOC103711636 gene encoding acyl-acyl carrier protein thioesterase ATL3, chloroplastic-like, which gives rise to MHVQSLVSNAPLVASTPSSAERWRRSNAGFSAGAALPIRRPPAGCGGGGLTSSPSGVWRVHAAAARRSLVFDSNENGGLRTDKFFEVELKVRDYELDQYGVVNNAIYASYCQHGRHELLDRVGINADAIARTGESLALSELHLKYIAPLRSGDRFVVKVRLIGISAARIFLEHFIYSLPNYEPILEATCTAICLNRNHCPTRVPSDFSSKLLQYFSSTDP
- the LOC103711635 gene encoding asparagine--tRNA ligase, chloroplastic/mitochondrial isoform X1: MTGAAAAANAAASLALASSSLTRHRSAARLLLLCRTGNPRPTARQSRTADTILRGPSPLFHRPLVLARSPDLPAPRWRLFCNRTLSADAVACEKPAAEAGKRIREFRKRLRIVDVKGGPDEGMDRLGQALAIRGWVRTCRVQSSVTFIELNDGSCLSNLQCVMNIDAEGYDQVESGAVTTGASVLVEGIVVSSQGSKQKVELKVARLVTIGKSDPLTYPIQKKRATREFLRTIAHLRPRTNTFGAVTRVRNTLAYATHKFFQENGFVWISSPIITASDCEGAGEQFCVTTLIPNTREGTDCLVNTIPTSKDGKIDWSQDFFGKPAFLTVSGQLNAETYASALCDVYTFGPTFRAENSNTSRHLAEFWMIEPELAFADLNDDMACATAYLQYVVKYILENCKEDMDFFNTWIEKGIINRLNDVVEKDFVQLTYSDAVELLLGAKKKFEFPVKWGLDLQSEHERYITEVAFAGRPVIIRDYPKEIKAFYMRQNDDGKTVAAMDLLVPRVGELIGGSQREERLEYLGSRLEELNLNKDSYWWYLDLRRFGSVPHAGFGLGFERLVQFATGIENIRDAIPFPRAPGSADF